A part of Candidatus Zixiibacteriota bacterium genomic DNA contains:
- a CDS encoding transcriptional regulator: MRANGGNSARSMPDVDRLIHEPSRYNIMALLYVVERADFLFLKNQTGQTPGNLSSHIARLEGAGYVAVEKSFAGKKPRTTLRLSAAGRNAFEDYRSRMHELFGTASPGADSAGD, translated from the coding sequence ATGCGGGCTAACGGGGGGAACAGTGCGCGATCCATGCCGGATGTGGATCGTCTCATCCACGAGCCGTCGCGCTACAACATCATGGCTTTGCTCTATGTAGTGGAGCGTGCCGACTTTCTTTTTCTCAAGAACCAGACAGGACAAACCCCCGGAAACCTGTCGTCCCATATCGCGCGCCTCGAGGGTGCGGGGTACGTAGCTGTAGAGAAGTCATTTGCAGGGAAGAAACCACGCACCACGCTCCGGCTCAGCGCGGCCGGAAGGAATGCGTTCGAGGATTATCGAAGTCGCATGCACGAGTTGTTCGGGACGGCGTCACCCGGGGCCGATTCGGCCGGCGACTGA
- a CDS encoding fatty acid desaturase, with the protein MTDSNPESHGVNGRLIQQSLSRFQQPTRLKSVWQLVNTLVPYAALWIAAYKLGQISFWLMLPVTVVAAGFMIRTFIIFHDCGHGSFFRSKKANDFWGVVTGIITFTPYHYWRASHARHHATSANLDQRGHGDVWMMTVAEYLAAPPFKRLQYRLYRNPIVMFLLGPLFILLVTHRFVRRKASKTQKLSVYGTNLGIIAIGVALSLVMGVWQYLLIQFMILFLGIMAGIWLFYVQHQFEDVYWAREEEWDFVTASLDGGSYYKLPAVLRWFTGSIGYHHIHHLNSRIPNYNLPHCQREIENLKQPTKSIGLWKSLKALGYRLWDEESRTLVGFRGVNRRLRQPSAP; encoded by the coding sequence GTGACCGATAGTAACCCGGAGTCACACGGCGTCAATGGCCGGCTGATCCAGCAATCACTGTCACGCTTTCAGCAACCGACCCGGCTGAAAAGCGTCTGGCAGCTGGTCAACACCCTGGTTCCGTATGCCGCACTGTGGATCGCTGCCTACAAGCTCGGGCAGATCTCCTTCTGGCTGATGCTGCCGGTGACCGTGGTGGCGGCCGGGTTTATGATCCGCACTTTCATCATCTTCCATGACTGCGGGCACGGGTCCTTTTTCCGCTCCAAAAAGGCCAATGATTTCTGGGGAGTGGTAACGGGCATTATCACGTTCACACCGTATCATTATTGGCGGGCGAGCCATGCCCGGCATCACGCGACCTCGGCGAATCTTGACCAGCGCGGGCACGGCGACGTCTGGATGATGACGGTCGCCGAGTATCTCGCGGCACCGCCGTTCAAGCGTCTCCAGTATCGGCTGTATCGCAATCCGATCGTCATGTTCCTTCTGGGGCCGTTGTTCATACTGCTGGTCACCCATCGCTTCGTGCGACGCAAAGCGTCGAAAACGCAGAAGCTGAGCGTGTACGGAACGAATCTCGGGATCATCGCGATCGGAGTGGCGCTCAGCCTGGTGATGGGAGTCTGGCAGTACCTGCTCATCCAGTTCATGATCCTGTTTCTGGGAATCATGGCCGGCATCTGGCTCTTCTACGTACAACATCAGTTTGAAGACGTGTACTGGGCCCGTGAGGAGGAGTGGGACTTCGTGACGGCGTCGCTCGACGGCGGTTCGTATTACAAGCTGCCGGCGGTCTTGCGATGGTTCACCGGCAGTATCGGTTACCACCACATTCACCACCTGAACTCCCGTATCCCGAACTACAACCTGCCGCATTGCCAGCGCGAGATAGAGAATCTCAAACAGCCGACCAAGTCGATCGGTCTCTGGAAAAGTCTGAAAGCGCTCGGCTATCGACTGTGGGACGAGGAGAGCCGCACGCTGGTCGGATTTCGCGGAGTCAACCGCCGCCTTCGCCAGCCCTCCGCACCATAA
- a CDS encoding DUF4396 domain-containing protein has product MKMHHHNHTYASLNHTALAATVHCLTGCAVGEILGMIIGTALGWGTVSTIVLAVALAFVFGYSLTMIPLIRSGFALKTAAALAFAADTASILIMEVVDNAIMLVIPGAMSAGLDSSLFWASLSASLVIAGTAAFPVNRWLIRRGRGHAVVHGHHANRSRLSDDHRVHRLC; this is encoded by the coding sequence ATGAAGATGCACCATCACAACCATACGTATGCATCCCTGAACCATACGGCACTGGCAGCCACGGTTCACTGTCTCACCGGATGTGCCGTCGGGGAGATACTGGGGATGATTATCGGCACGGCTCTCGGGTGGGGAACGGTATCCACAATTGTGCTCGCAGTGGCACTGGCGTTTGTGTTCGGCTATTCTCTGACCATGATTCCCCTGATCCGATCGGGGTTTGCGCTGAAAACGGCCGCGGCATTGGCCTTTGCGGCAGACACGGCGTCAATCCTCATCATGGAAGTCGTCGACAACGCCATCATGTTGGTCATTCCGGGGGCAATGAGCGCGGGCCTGGATTCCTCGCTCTTCTGGGCCAGCCTGTCGGCGTCTCTGGTAATTGCAGGCACGGCAGCGTTTCCGGTCAACCGATGGCTGATTCGCCGGGGCCGGGGGCATGCTGTCGTTCACGGTCATCACGCAAACCGGTCGCGCCTGTCCGACGACCACCGGGTTCACCGTCTTTGTTAG
- a CDS encoding class I SAM-dependent methyltransferase — translation MTESGNAGEGGQPLLYRDLADWWPLLSDPEEYAEAAAVYSRTIQEAADSPVRTVLELGCGGGNNASHMKKHFALTLSDVSVGMLEVSRALNPQCEHVLGDMRHIRLGRQFDAVFVQDAIMYMATEEDLASAMATAAIHCRPGGVALFAPDHIRETFRPSCSHGGHDRGNRGLRYLEWHWDPDPNDTVSVSDMVYLLRDGNTMRYVYDRHVAGLFPRQTWIALLERVGFEVIAAPAGTPDMEPALPEFFLARKPA, via the coding sequence ATGACAGAATCGGGAAACGCCGGGGAGGGCGGCCAGCCGCTGTTGTATCGCGACCTTGCCGACTGGTGGCCGCTTTTGTCCGACCCGGAAGAATACGCCGAAGCGGCAGCCGTCTATTCCCGCACGATTCAGGAAGCGGCCGACAGCCCCGTTCGAACGGTTCTTGAACTCGGCTGCGGAGGGGGCAACAACGCTTCGCACATGAAGAAGCACTTTGCGTTGACCCTGTCCGACGTATCAGTCGGCATGCTTGAAGTCAGCCGCGCGCTCAATCCCCAGTGCGAACACGTTCTCGGTGACATGCGCCACATCCGTCTCGGTCGTCAGTTCGACGCCGTTTTTGTTCAGGATGCCATCATGTACATGGCCACCGAGGAGGATCTCGCTTCGGCAATGGCTACCGCCGCAATTCACTGCCGCCCCGGCGGGGTGGCGCTGTTTGCGCCGGATCACATCCGGGAGACATTCAGGCCTTCGTGCAGTCACGGCGGTCACGACCGGGGCAACCGGGGACTGCGCTACCTTGAATGGCACTGGGATCCCGACCCGAACGATACCGTCTCGGTCAGCGACATGGTTTATCTGCTGCGCGACGGAAATACCATGCGATACGTGTACGACCGCCATGTCGCGGGGTTGTTTCCGAGGCAGACCTGGATCGCTCTGCTCGAACGGGTCGGATTCGAGGTTATTGCCGCCCCGGCAGGCACGCCGGATATGGAGCCGGCGTTGCCGGAGTTCTTTCTTGCCCGTAAACCCGCTTGA
- a CDS encoding DinB family protein, with the protein MHRFWQETVWRQFGAALDMLENAIRACPEHVWGDRAGFHEFWYMVYHTLFWTDYYLSESGDGFRPPEPYTLSEFDPEGAFPDRAYSKDEMLEYLGYCRAKCRSAVSALTEESSQQLNAHGRKELTVAELHLYTMRHVQHHSAQLNLLLRQRIDSAPRWVGRTQKSLDQS; encoded by the coding sequence ATGCACAGGTTCTGGCAGGAAACCGTCTGGCGGCAGTTTGGCGCCGCGCTCGATATGCTCGAAAATGCGATTCGCGCCTGTCCCGAACACGTTTGGGGCGACCGGGCCGGATTCCACGAGTTCTGGTATATGGTATATCACACCCTGTTTTGGACGGACTATTATTTGTCGGAATCGGGCGACGGGTTCCGCCCGCCCGAGCCGTATACGCTCAGCGAGTTTGATCCCGAGGGGGCGTTTCCGGATCGCGCGTACTCCAAAGATGAAATGCTGGAGTATCTGGGCTATTGTCGTGCCAAATGCCGCTCCGCCGTATCGGCGCTTACCGAGGAGTCGTCACAACAGTTGAATGCGCACGGCCGCAAAGAGCTGACGGTCGCGGAACTGCATTTGTACACCATGCGCCACGTGCAGCACCACAGCGCCCAGCTGAACCTTTTGCTGAGACAACGAATCGACTCCGCCCCCCGCTGGGTCGGTCGCACGCAGAAGTCACTGGACCAGTCGTAA
- a CDS encoding NnrU family protein → MKRVLVFVYGVLTYVFFLGVFLYAIGFVGNILVPKSIDSGIPGPLGTAILINALLLGVFAIQHTIMARPAFKNALGRIIPAAAVRSTFVLAANLSLALIFWQWRPLGGMVWQVENEIAVMVLNALFWAGWLVVLIATFLINHFDLFGLRQVTMYLLQREPGPLTFKEHSLYKIIRHPIMLGFIIAFWAAPEMSNSRLFFAAMTTGYILVGLMFEERDLIRHHGERYRDYARRVPMLIPFSKIRRSRGVSGPKLEDEPAAG, encoded by the coding sequence ATGAAACGAGTCCTGGTATTTGTTTATGGCGTCCTGACCTACGTCTTTTTCCTGGGCGTCTTTCTGTACGCGATCGGCTTCGTGGGGAATATCTTGGTACCCAAGTCAATTGACTCGGGGATCCCGGGACCGCTGGGGACGGCGATTCTTATCAACGCGTTGTTGTTGGGTGTGTTTGCGATCCAGCATACCATCATGGCGCGGCCGGCGTTCAAGAACGCTCTTGGTCGGATAATCCCGGCGGCGGCGGTGCGGTCGACATTTGTCCTCGCCGCCAATCTCTCGCTGGCGCTCATTTTCTGGCAGTGGCGTCCGCTTGGCGGGATGGTCTGGCAGGTTGAAAACGAAATCGCGGTGATGGTACTCAACGCCCTTTTCTGGGCGGGATGGCTTGTGGTGCTGATTGCCACCTTCCTCATTAATCATTTCGATCTTTTTGGACTGCGACAGGTCACCATGTATCTGCTGCAAAGAGAGCCGGGGCCTCTGACATTCAAAGAGCACAGCCTGTACAAGATCATTCGCCATCCGATTATGCTTGGCTTTATAATCGCGTTCTGGGCCGCGCCGGAGATGAGTAACAGCCGTCTCTTTTTTGCGGCCATGACAACGGGCTACATCCTTGTCGGGCTGATGTTCGAGGAGCGGGATCTCATCCGGCATCACGGCGAACGCTATCGTGACTATGCGAGGCGCGTTCCGATGTTGATTCCGTTCTCGAAGATCCGACGCTCCCGTGGTGTTTCCGGTCCGAAGCTCGAGGACGAGCCCGCTGCGGGATAG
- a CDS encoding RNA-binding protein — MKIYIGNMSFNTTEDDLRQTFESFGEVSDINIITDRDTGRPRGFAFVEMPDSGAASSAIAGLNGKELDGRQLTVNEAKPRTNDNRGGGGGGFRKRSW; from the coding sequence ATGAAAATCTACATCGGCAACATGTCTTTCAACACGACGGAAGACGATTTGCGCCAAACTTTTGAAAGTTTTGGTGAAGTCTCGGACATCAACATCATCACCGACCGCGACACGGGCCGCCCGCGCGGTTTTGCGTTCGTGGAAATGCCCGACTCCGGCGCCGCCAGCTCGGCGATCGCCGGCCTGAACGGCAAGGAACTCGATGGCCGGCAGTTGACGGTCAACGAGGCCAAACCCCGCACCAACGACAATCGTGGCGGCGGCGGCGGCGGTTTTCGCAAGCGGTCCTGGTAA
- a CDS encoding sigma-70 family RNA polymerase sigma factor, which translates to MGTVDLDKLVSARSGLLAYIRMKLHDHDLAEDILQESLLKAVRAAPDLRDEDKLLPWFHRIVRNAIIDAYRARRVQQRLSEEYRGALETLRESESPEVAEVCECLAGLLPTLRPDYARLIESLELADGDPEALARELGISRNNLKVRRHRARRALRRRLEETCRLCAAHGCLDCSCKRG; encoded by the coding sequence ATGGGAACAGTTGATTTGGACAAGCTTGTATCGGCCCGAAGCGGCCTGCTGGCGTACATTCGGATGAAGCTCCACGACCACGATTTGGCCGAGGACATCCTGCAGGAGTCGCTGCTGAAAGCCGTCCGTGCCGCACCCGACCTTCGCGACGAGGACAAGCTGCTTCCCTGGTTTCACCGGATTGTCCGGAACGCCATTATCGACGCCTATCGTGCACGCAGGGTGCAGCAGCGGCTTTCCGAAGAGTATCGCGGCGCTCTTGAAACACTGCGGGAATCTGAAAGTCCGGAAGTCGCTGAAGTATGTGAATGTCTCGCCGGACTGCTTCCGACATTGCGGCCCGACTACGCTCGATTGATCGAATCGCTGGAACTGGCCGATGGCGACCCGGAGGCGCTGGCCCGCGAGCTGGGGATCAGTCGCAACAATCTTAAAGTCCGGCGACATCGTGCCCGCCGCGCGCTCCGCCGGCGGCTGGAAGAAACCTGCCGGCTCTGCGCTGCGCACGGTTGCCTCGACTGCTCATGTAAACGCGGATAG
- a CDS encoding transglutaminase-like domain-containing protein, with the protein MKIIRAIFAVALLGLYVTPRMAAAEMQEYYYAIEQNNVVCGYAHVVVTPTDHGGRPAVHLIDSMWLSIKAFGKSIEANIQFDYLIDSATGMYVAHNSRIEQGTKIVGASMTVRGDTVEMVAPGDSNTTRVALPPGTILQNSRLQHHVVDFFVRDTLLEQECRLFNEMDGTVNTVHYRNLGRESLQLAGSTYDALKVTELDKTTGVATTFWVDPSTGLLLKSTGVRDQYLTDPGVRDRIVRADFDERLFARVDTIISNPWGLSYMKVRAVMRPGGLWITPEGLTVPGQAFEGTVVDNMVDGVFEISHARYNGVGAPPFPPDFTATDSLWKYLQPQEMIESDDPSLIAKAQELTAGSRDSWEAVTRLSSWVNKEIGYDLPGGVTALKTYETRLGECGSHSNLVAAFCRAVGIPARCVFGCIYVPTHGGAFGQHAWNEVFMGEAGWIPIDATVDEVTFVDCSHIRIGEWTSKATMFNPEKMEIIAFTVSDEDDAGRSVETAKDFEPFLGAYRGPDTVLTILSQNNHLAIDIPRQMVFELKDPDEHGEWCFVLTSSVSVSFELDAEGRSSSLTIHQRQRFPRSVDTDSAATATAIPEKYRRLVGSYTLPMQSATLSVTGTDSLITLVFPGNKSVPMRESTSPGVWLADTGRSTLSITFDTDGDGPASAMRFTELVLCPRVD; encoded by the coding sequence ATGAAAATCATCCGGGCGATTTTCGCAGTTGCGCTTCTCGGTCTTTACGTCACCCCGCGCATGGCTGCAGCCGAGATGCAGGAGTATTATTACGCTATCGAGCAGAACAATGTCGTATGTGGCTACGCACACGTCGTGGTAACGCCGACCGACCACGGCGGGCGTCCCGCCGTGCACCTGATTGACAGCATGTGGCTCAGTATCAAAGCCTTCGGGAAGTCGATAGAAGCCAATATCCAATTCGATTACCTCATCGATTCGGCGACTGGAATGTACGTGGCACACAACAGCCGCATCGAGCAGGGGACGAAGATAGTGGGCGCATCAATGACCGTGCGTGGTGACACGGTCGAGATGGTCGCCCCGGGAGACAGCAACACCACGCGTGTCGCCCTGCCGCCGGGAACGATCCTTCAGAACAGCCGACTTCAGCATCATGTCGTGGACTTCTTCGTGAGAGACACTCTCCTGGAACAGGAGTGTCGCCTCTTCAATGAAATGGACGGGACGGTCAACACGGTGCACTACCGCAACCTCGGACGCGAGTCGCTCCAGCTGGCCGGCTCCACTTACGACGCCCTGAAGGTAACGGAGCTGGACAAGACGACCGGCGTCGCCACCACCTTCTGGGTCGATCCGTCCACCGGTTTGCTTCTCAAGTCGACCGGCGTGCGGGACCAGTACCTCACCGATCCCGGCGTCCGCGATCGGATAGTGCGCGCGGACTTCGACGAGCGGCTTTTCGCCCGTGTCGATACCATCATCAGTAACCCCTGGGGACTTTCGTATATGAAGGTGCGTGCCGTCATGCGGCCCGGCGGGCTCTGGATTACTCCGGAAGGCCTGACTGTTCCCGGCCAGGCATTCGAGGGGACGGTAGTGGACAATATGGTCGACGGCGTCTTTGAGATCAGTCATGCACGATACAACGGTGTCGGCGCGCCTCCCTTTCCGCCGGATTTCACCGCTACCGATTCTCTCTGGAAATATCTGCAGCCGCAAGAGATGATCGAGTCGGACGACCCGAGTCTCATCGCCAAAGCGCAGGAGCTGACTGCGGGTTCCCGCGATTCGTGGGAGGCGGTGACGAGGCTCAGCAGCTGGGTCAATAAGGAAATCGGCTATGATCTTCCGGGCGGCGTGACAGCGCTGAAAACATACGAAACGCGTCTTGGCGAGTGCGGCTCGCATTCCAACCTGGTGGCCGCTTTCTGCCGCGCCGTCGGTATACCCGCGCGCTGCGTTTTCGGTTGTATCTATGTGCCGACACACGGCGGCGCGTTCGGTCAGCATGCGTGGAATGAAGTTTTCATGGGCGAAGCCGGGTGGATCCCGATCGATGCGACAGTCGATGAAGTGACTTTTGTCGATTGCAGCCACATCCGAATCGGCGAATGGACCTCGAAGGCAACCATGTTCAACCCCGAGAAGATGGAGATAATCGCCTTTACGGTCAGTGACGAAGACGACGCAGGGCGCTCCGTCGAGACGGCGAAGGATTTCGAGCCTTTCCTCGGAGCGTATCGCGGCCCGGACACCGTTCTTACCATCCTTTCGCAGAACAACCATCTGGCGATCGATATCCCCCGTCAGATGGTGTTCGAACTCAAGGATCCGGATGAGCACGGTGAATGGTGTTTCGTGCTGACGTCGAGCGTGTCGGTTTCCTTCGAACTCGACGCCGAGGGAAGATCGAGCAGCCTGACGATTCATCAGCGCCAGCGCTTTCCGCGCTCTGTTGACACGGATTCCGCCGCGACAGCTACCGCGATTCCTGAGAAGTACCGCCGCCTCGTGGGGTCTTACACGCTCCCGATGCAGAGTGCCACCTTATCGGTCACCGGCACCGACAGTCTCATCACGCTCGTATTCCCGGGCAACAAGTCTGTTCCTATGCGGGAATCGACATCGCCGGGCGTGTGGCTGGCGGATACCGGGAGGAGCACGTTATCCATCACTTTCGACACCGACGGCGACGGTCCGGCCAGCGCCATGCGATTCACCGAGCTGGTGCTTTGCCCGAGAGTTGACTGA
- a CDS encoding nuclear transport factor 2 family protein has translation MQQAVDRDKEIAAVQAAVRESITWCIPEKDRDRLYAHTARDSSFFIFHPNSRSTIHGFDEFQAYAERIFFDPRFKAVSADIKELRVNLSRGGDVAWFSCLLDDMGEWDGQPVGWEDARWTGVLEKRDGVWLLVQQHFSLATDAPQE, from the coding sequence ATGCAACAGGCCGTTGACCGCGACAAAGAAATCGCCGCCGTGCAGGCGGCGGTCAGAGAGAGTATTACCTGGTGTATTCCGGAAAAGGACCGTGACCGCCTCTACGCCCACACGGCTCGAGACTCGTCGTTTTTCATCTTTCATCCCAATTCCCGGTCCACCATCCACGGCTTCGACGAATTCCAGGCATATGCCGAACGGATATTCTTTGACCCGCGCTTCAAAGCCGTCAGCGCCGATATCAAGGAGCTTCGCGTCAACCTGTCGAGAGGCGGCGATGTCGCGTGGTTCTCGTGTCTGCTCGACGATATGGGGGAATGGGACGGTCAGCCGGTAGGTTGGGAAGACGCCCGATGGACCGGCGTGTTGGAGAAACGGGACGGCGTCTGGCTGCTGGTGCAGCAGCACTTTTCTCTGGCCACCGACGCTCCTCAGGAGTAG